In Streptomyces sp. NBC_01717, one DNA window encodes the following:
- a CDS encoding YncE family protein: MLPSTKRTAALLGGVLIAVLVGCGAPAEKGKAEADDTEAAAPPVVPNNATPERLTPPGLAGMPPVLDPDDVYAADRAGMMSPVVKNFPARVYVPNTKSNTVSVIDPKTYKVIETIPVGHQPQHVVPSWDLKTLWVNNDLGDSLTAIDPATGKAGRTIAVSDPYNLYFTPNGKYAIVMASMDRQLVFRDAHTMKKARTVPVDCAGVNHADFSADGRYFIVSCEFSGELLKVDTARMKVVGRQKLPLKGAMPQDVKLSPDGGTFYIADMIANGIWVLDGHKFTRPTLLRTGKGAHGLYVSRDSKEMYVTNRGEGSISVFDFAKKKLTKKWHLPNGGSPDMGGVSADGKVLWLSGRYNAEVYAIDTATGKQLARIPVGSGPHGLAVYPQPGRYSLGHTGVFR, encoded by the coding sequence ATGCTTCCCTCCACCAAGCGCACCGCGGCCCTGCTCGGGGGCGTCCTCATCGCCGTCCTCGTGGGCTGTGGCGCCCCCGCCGAGAAGGGGAAGGCCGAGGCCGACGACACCGAGGCCGCCGCCCCGCCCGTCGTCCCGAACAACGCCACCCCCGAGCGCCTCACCCCGCCCGGGCTCGCCGGGATGCCGCCGGTGCTCGATCCCGACGACGTGTACGCGGCCGACCGGGCCGGAATGATGTCACCGGTCGTCAAGAACTTCCCGGCGCGCGTGTACGTACCCAACACCAAGTCCAACACCGTGTCGGTCATCGACCCGAAGACGTACAAAGTCATCGAGACCATCCCGGTCGGCCACCAGCCGCAGCATGTCGTCCCGTCCTGGGACCTGAAGACACTCTGGGTCAACAACGACCTCGGCGACAGCCTCACGGCCATCGACCCGGCCACCGGGAAGGCCGGCCGGACGATCGCGGTCTCCGACCCGTACAACCTCTACTTCACGCCGAACGGCAAGTACGCCATCGTGATGGCCTCGATGGACCGGCAGCTGGTCTTCCGCGACGCGCACACCATGAAGAAGGCCAGGACCGTTCCGGTCGACTGCGCGGGCGTCAATCACGCCGACTTCTCCGCGGACGGCCGGTACTTCATCGTCTCCTGCGAGTTCTCCGGCGAACTCCTCAAGGTCGACACGGCGAGGATGAAGGTCGTCGGCCGGCAGAAGCTGCCGCTCAAGGGCGCGATGCCGCAGGACGTGAAGCTGTCGCCGGACGGCGGGACGTTCTACATCGCGGACATGATCGCGAACGGCATCTGGGTGCTGGACGGGCACAAGTTCACCAGACCGACGCTGCTGCGCACCGGCAAGGGCGCCCACGGTCTGTACGTCAGCCGCGACTCCAAGGAGATGTACGTCACCAACCGTGGGGAAGGCTCCATCTCCGTCTTCGACTTCGCGAAGAAGAAGCTGACGAAGAAGTGGCACCTGCCGAACGGTGGCAGCCCAGACATGGGCGGCGTCTCGGCGGACGGCAAGGTCCTCTGGCTGTCCGGGCGTTACAACGCCGAGGTGTACGCGATCGACACGGCCACCGGCAAGCAGCTCGCCCGTATCCCGGTGGGCAGCGGTCCTCATGGACTCGCCGTCTATCCGCAGCCGGGCCGCTACTCGCTCGGCCACACCGGAGTCTTCCGCTGA
- a CDS encoding EF-hand domain-containing protein, which yields MADIESARKAFERYDLNGDGLISAAEYKSVMAQLGDPYVTEPVAQAVINSHDANGDGLLTFDEFWAAQNKG from the coding sequence GTGGCGGACATCGAGTCGGCGCGCAAGGCTTTCGAGCGGTACGACCTGAACGGCGACGGGCTGATATCGGCCGCCGAGTACAAGAGTGTGATGGCTCAGCTGGGTGACCCCTACGTCACCGAGCCGGTGGCCCAGGCCGTGATCAACTCCCACGACGCGAACGGTGACGGTCTGCTCACCTTCGACGAGTTCTGGGCTGCCCAGAACAAGGGCTGA
- a CDS encoding SpoIIE family protein phosphatase, which produces MSTRDDPAGCQDGSVAAQGARLVVDDHGVVVEWSSQAQTLLGYPAEEVLGRRVTVLLTWPGERTDPGASEVRKSAGEPAVRHRSGQGLAVGIQVWPMVGEGGAVWWSVLLTPAGDSGGPSIDSAVLRAVLTQSPLGLQVLDPDLRLMRFNTAAPGARGLLGEEVIGRPIREVAPGLVDDALERMLRDVLDTGRPVIDVEHTGRPPSDPDHEHTYSVSLYRLQDRAGGVLGLLAASTDISERHRARAGLDLLLDASTRIGTTLDVGKTCEELVGIAVPSLADIAVVDILDEVLEGRAPQPGPVSAHAVLRRAAFRSTEGEHASVAYRVGEVNLSYPRSFRDCLADLQPRLVQHLEIDSEWAVHDARRAELIRRTGAHSLMVVPLTARGVVLGLASFYRTATPAPFEEDVLALTADLGTRAALCIDNARRYTRERTAALILRSSLLPQALPAQNAVEVALHHVSAAAGDWYDVIPLSGARVALVVGHVPGHGMHAAAAMGQLRTAINTLAAQDLAPDELLADLDDLVTGAAGRGVPSTGTHPTREQAIGATCVYAVYDPISRRCTLARAGHPAPVIASPQGVVGIPGIPAGPALGSGRPPYGTSELEIPEGSTLALFTSSLITTHDSDPEHGLTRLRHVLGNPLPALQDTCDAIIRAQHPLTLDNDVVLLLARTRALAADQVASWTLPNDPSVVANARSLTSRQLATWGLQELDFTTQLLVSELVTNAIRYATGPIRQRLIRDRTLICEVTDDSSTAPHLRQADLADEGGRGLYLVAQLAARWGTRFTTRGKTIWAEQALP; this is translated from the coding sequence ATGAGCACACGTGATGATCCCGCCGGTTGCCAGGACGGGTCGGTTGCGGCTCAGGGCGCACGGCTGGTGGTGGATGACCACGGGGTCGTGGTCGAGTGGAGCTCGCAGGCGCAGACGTTGCTCGGCTATCCGGCCGAGGAGGTGCTGGGGCGCCGGGTGACGGTCCTGCTGACCTGGCCCGGCGAGCGCACGGATCCGGGGGCTTCCGAGGTGAGGAAGTCTGCCGGTGAGCCGGCGGTCCGGCATCGGTCCGGGCAGGGGCTCGCGGTCGGCATCCAGGTATGGCCCATGGTGGGTGAGGGCGGTGCCGTGTGGTGGTCCGTGCTGCTGACCCCGGCGGGGGATTCCGGTGGGCCGAGTATCGACAGCGCGGTACTGCGCGCGGTACTGACCCAGTCCCCGCTCGGCCTGCAGGTCCTTGATCCCGATCTGCGGCTCATGCGGTTCAACACCGCCGCGCCGGGTGCGCGCGGCCTGCTGGGCGAAGAGGTCATCGGCCGGCCGATTCGCGAGGTGGCGCCGGGTCTGGTCGACGACGCGCTGGAACGGATGCTGAGAGACGTCCTGGACACGGGTCGGCCCGTGATCGACGTCGAGCACACCGGGCGGCCACCCTCCGACCCCGATCACGAGCACACCTATTCCGTCTCGCTCTACCGTCTCCAGGACCGCGCCGGCGGCGTGCTCGGCCTGCTGGCGGCGTCGACCGACATCTCCGAGCGGCATCGGGCTCGCGCGGGCCTGGACCTGCTCCTCGACGCGAGCACCCGCATCGGCACCACCTTGGACGTGGGGAAGACGTGCGAGGAACTGGTCGGGATCGCGGTGCCGAGCCTGGCCGACATCGCCGTCGTGGACATCCTCGACGAGGTGCTGGAGGGGAGGGCTCCGCAACCCGGTCCGGTGAGTGCCCACGCCGTGCTGCGACGTGCGGCCTTCAGATCCACCGAAGGGGAACACGCATCGGTCGCCTACCGTGTCGGAGAGGTCAACCTGTCGTATCCGCGGTCCTTCCGGGACTGCCTCGCCGATCTGCAGCCCCGCCTCGTGCAGCACCTGGAGATCGACAGCGAGTGGGCCGTACACGACGCCCGGCGCGCCGAGCTGATCCGCCGGACCGGAGCCCATTCGCTCATGGTCGTACCACTCACCGCCCGCGGGGTCGTCCTCGGCCTGGCCAGCTTCTACCGGACCGCGACACCGGCCCCGTTCGAGGAGGACGTCCTCGCCCTCACGGCGGATCTCGGCACCCGGGCGGCCCTGTGCATCGACAACGCGCGCCGGTACACCCGTGAACGCACCGCCGCCCTCATCCTGCGCTCCAGCCTGCTGCCGCAGGCCCTCCCTGCCCAGAACGCCGTCGAAGTCGCCCTGCACCACGTGTCCGCCGCCGCAGGAGACTGGTACGACGTGATCCCGTTGTCCGGGGCCCGCGTGGCCCTCGTCGTCGGACACGTGCCAGGACACGGCATGCATGCCGCCGCCGCCATGGGCCAACTGCGCACCGCCATCAACACCCTGGCCGCCCAGGACCTGGCCCCCGACGAACTGCTCGCAGACCTCGACGACCTGGTGACGGGCGCCGCCGGCCGCGGCGTGCCCTCGACCGGCACGCACCCGACGCGCGAACAGGCGATCGGCGCAACATGTGTGTACGCGGTCTACGACCCGATCTCCCGGCGCTGCACGCTGGCACGCGCCGGCCACCCCGCCCCCGTCATCGCTTCGCCCCAGGGCGTGGTGGGCATACCCGGCATTCCTGCCGGACCGGCCCTGGGAAGCGGCCGCCCGCCCTACGGGACGAGCGAGCTGGAGATCCCCGAGGGCAGCACCCTCGCCCTGTTCACCAGCAGCCTCATCACAACCCACGACAGCGACCCGGAACACGGTCTGACCCGACTGCGCCACGTCCTGGGCAACCCGCTCCCCGCACTCCAGGACACCTGCGACGCCATCATCCGTGCCCAACACCCCCTCACGCTCGACAACGACGTCGTCCTGCTCCTGGCCCGCACCCGCGCCCTCGCCGCCGACCAGGTCGCGTCGTGGACCCTGCCCAACGACCCCTCCGTCGTCGCCAACGCCCGCAGCCTCACCAGCCGGCAACTGGCCACCTGGGGACTGCAGGAACTCGACTTCACCACCCAACTGTTGGTGAGCGAACTGGTCACCAACGCCATCCGCTACGCCACCGGCCCCATCCGGCAACGCCTGATCCGGGACCGGACCCTCATCTGCGAAGTCACCGACGACAGCAGCACAGCCCCCCACCTGCGCCAGGCGGATCTCGCCGACGAAGGTGGCCGCGGCCTGTACCTCGTCGCACAACTGGCCGCCCGCTGGGGTACCCGCTTCACCACCCGCGGAAAAACCATCTGGGCGGAACAGGCCCTGCCCTGA
- a CDS encoding L-serine ammonia-lyase — protein sequence MAISVFDLFSIGIGPSSSHTVGPMRAARMFARRLKNEGLLAHTASIRAELFGSLGATGHGHGTPKAVLLGLEGESPRTVDVESADDRVAEIRASGRLNLLGMHEIDFDADEQLVLHRRKALPYHANGMTIFAYDHEGAPLLEKTYYSVGGGFVVDEDAVGEDRIVLDDTVLKHPFRTGDELLRLARDTGLSISSLMLENERAWRTEDEIRSGLLDIWRVMQACVSRGMSREGILPGGLKVRRRAANTARQLRAEGDPQAHAMEWITLYAMAVNEENAAGGRVVTAPTNGAAGIIPAVLHYYMNFAAGGATEAEKEDSVVRFLLAAGAIGMLFKENASISGAEVGCQGEVGSACSMAAGALAEVLGGSAEQVENAAEIGMEHNLGLTCDPVGGLVQIPCIERNGMAAVKAVTAAKMALRGDGTHKVSLDKVIKTMKETGADMSVKYKETARGGLAVNIIEC from the coding sequence GTGGCCATCTCGGTCTTCGACCTGTTCTCGATCGGCATCGGCCCGTCCAGCTCCCATACGGTCGGCCCGATGCGCGCGGCCCGTATGTTCGCGCGCCGGCTGAAGAACGAGGGCCTGCTCGCCCACACCGCCTCGATACGCGCCGAGCTGTTCGGCTCGCTCGGCGCCACCGGACACGGCCACGGCACGCCCAAGGCCGTCCTGCTCGGCCTGGAGGGCGAGTCCCCACGTACCGTCGACGTCGAGTCCGCCGACGACCGGGTGGCCGAGATCCGTGCCTCCGGGCGGCTCAACCTCCTCGGCATGCACGAGATCGACTTCGACGCCGACGAGCAGCTGGTCCTGCACCGCCGCAAGGCACTGCCGTACCACGCCAACGGCATGACGATCTTCGCGTACGACCACGAGGGCGCCCCGCTGCTGGAGAAGACTTACTACTCCGTCGGCGGCGGCTTCGTCGTGGACGAGGACGCGGTGGGCGAGGACCGGATCGTTCTCGACGACACCGTCCTCAAGCACCCCTTCCGCACCGGCGACGAACTGTTGCGGCTCGCGAGGGACACCGGACTGTCGATCTCCTCGCTGATGCTGGAGAACGAGCGCGCCTGGCGCACCGAGGACGAGATCCGCTCCGGTCTGCTCGACATCTGGCGTGTCATGCAGGCGTGCGTGTCGCGCGGCATGTCCCGCGAGGGGATCCTGCCCGGCGGCCTCAAGGTCCGCCGCCGCGCCGCGAACACCGCACGCCAGCTGCGCGCCGAGGGCGACCCACAGGCCCACGCGATGGAGTGGATCACCCTCTACGCGATGGCGGTCAACGAGGAGAACGCCGCGGGCGGCCGCGTCGTCACCGCCCCGACCAACGGCGCCGCGGGCATCATCCCGGCCGTGCTGCACTACTACATGAACTTCGCGGCAGGCGGCGCCACCGAGGCCGAGAAGGAGGACAGCGTCGTCCGCTTCCTCCTCGCGGCGGGCGCCATCGGCATGCTGTTCAAGGAGAACGCCTCGATCTCCGGCGCCGAGGTCGGCTGCCAGGGCGAGGTCGGCTCCGCCTGCTCGATGGCCGCGGGCGCCCTCGCCGAGGTCCTCGGCGGCTCGGCCGAGCAGGTCGAGAACGCCGCCGAGATCGGCATGGAACACAACCTCGGCCTGACCTGCGACCCGGTCGGCGGCCTCGTCCAGATCCCGTGCATCGAGCGCAACGGCATGGCGGCGGTCAAGGCCGTCACCGCGGCGAAGATGGCGCTGCGCGGCGACGGCACCCACAAGGTCTCCCTCGACAAGGTCATCAAGACCATGAAGGAGACCGGCGCGGACATGAGCGTGAAGTACAAGGAGACCGCGCGCGGCGGGCTCGCAGTGAACATCATCGAGTGCTGA
- a CDS encoding polysaccharide deacetylase family protein, with protein MNASETSVHRRSALRAGAGAALTGALAAGCTDGHGAADTSTKTSAETPADAPGQATGKSDAGARPPVPRPAPTPHRFPGQPVQIEHGPRNRPRVALTFHGQGDPAIARAVLAEAERAHVRITVLAVGSWLDEHPDMARRILDGGHDLGNHTQSHVDISAMGEAAAYAEITGCAQRLRRLTGSIGTWFRPSRSRHATPLVQRLARRAGYPHVLSYDVDSLDFTSPGAAAVTRKIAGEIRNGSVVSLHFGYADTVAALPVLLTEIDRRQLRAVTTTELLT; from the coding sequence ATGAACGCCTCCGAGACATCGGTGCACCGCCGCAGCGCTCTGCGCGCGGGCGCAGGGGCAGCTCTGACCGGCGCCCTTGCGGCCGGATGTACGGATGGACACGGCGCCGCCGACACTTCCACGAAGACCTCTGCCGAGACGCCCGCGGACGCCCCTGGACAGGCCACCGGCAAGAGCGACGCGGGTGCGCGGCCCCCGGTTCCGCGACCCGCGCCCACCCCGCACCGTTTCCCCGGGCAGCCGGTCCAGATCGAGCACGGCCCCCGCAATCGCCCGCGCGTCGCACTGACCTTCCACGGCCAGGGCGACCCGGCCATCGCCCGGGCCGTGCTCGCAGAGGCGGAACGTGCTCACGTCCGGATCACCGTCCTCGCCGTCGGCAGCTGGCTCGACGAGCACCCCGACATGGCCCGCCGGATCCTGGACGGGGGGCACGACCTCGGCAACCACACCCAGAGCCATGTCGACATCTCGGCGATGGGCGAGGCGGCGGCGTACGCGGAGATCACCGGCTGCGCCCAGCGGCTGCGCCGGCTCACCGGCTCCATCGGAACCTGGTTCCGCCCCTCACGCAGCCGGCATGCCACCCCGCTCGTCCAGCGACTCGCGCGCAGGGCGGGCTACCCGCACGTCCTCTCGTACGACGTGGACTCCCTCGACTTCACCTCTCCAGGCGCCGCGGCCGTCACCCGAAAGATCGCCGGGGAGATCCGCAACGGATCGGTGGTGAGCCTGCACTTCGGCTACGCGGACACGGTTGCCGCCCTGCCTGTCCTCCTCACCGAAATCGACCGCCGACAACTGCGCGCGGTGACGACCACGGAGCTGCTGACCTGA
- the glyA gene encoding serine hydroxymethyltransferase, translating to MSLLNSSLHELDPDVAAAVDAELHRQQSTLEMIASENFAPVAVMEAQGSVLTNKYAEGYPGRRYYGGCEHVDVVEQIAIDRIKALFGAEAANVQPHSGAQANAAAMFALLKPGDTIMGLNLAHGGHLTHGMKINFSGKLYNVVPYHVDDTGVVDMAEVERLAKESKPKLIVAGWSAYPRQLDFAAFRRIADEVGAYLMVDMAHFAGLVAAGLHPNPVPHAHVVTTTTHKTLGGPRGGVILSTQELAKKINSAVFPGQQGGPLEHVIAAKAVSFKVAATEEFKERQQRTLDGARILADRLVQPDVTEVGVSVLSGGTDVHLVLVDLRNSELDGQQAEDRLHELGITVNRNAIPNDPRPPMVTSGLRIGTPALATRGFQAEDFTEVAEIIASALKPSYDADDLKARVTALAEKFPLYPGLK from the coding sequence ATGTCGCTTCTCAACTCTTCCCTCCACGAGCTGGACCCGGACGTCGCCGCCGCCGTCGACGCCGAGCTCCACCGTCAGCAGTCCACTCTCGAAATGATCGCCTCGGAGAACTTCGCTCCGGTCGCGGTCATGGAGGCCCAGGGCTCCGTCCTCACCAACAAGTACGCCGAGGGCTACCCGGGCCGCCGCTACTACGGCGGCTGCGAGCACGTCGACGTGGTCGAGCAGATCGCCATCGACCGGATCAAGGCGCTGTTCGGCGCCGAGGCCGCGAACGTCCAGCCCCACTCGGGTGCGCAGGCCAACGCCGCCGCGATGTTCGCGCTGCTGAAGCCGGGCGACACGATCATGGGTCTGAACCTGGCCCACGGCGGTCACCTGACCCACGGCATGAAGATCAACTTCTCCGGCAAGCTCTACAACGTGGTCCCGTACCACGTGGACGACACCGGTGTCGTGGACATGGCCGAGGTCGAGCGTCTGGCCAAGGAGTCCAAGCCGAAGCTGATCGTCGCCGGCTGGTCCGCGTACCCCCGCCAGCTGGACTTCGCCGCCTTCCGCCGCATCGCGGACGAGGTGGGCGCGTACCTGATGGTCGACATGGCGCATTTCGCGGGCCTGGTGGCCGCGGGTCTGCACCCCAACCCGGTGCCGCACGCCCATGTCGTCACGACCACCACGCACAAGACCCTCGGCGGTCCGCGCGGTGGCGTCATCCTGTCGACGCAGGAGCTCGCCAAGAAGATCAACTCTGCCGTCTTCCCCGGTCAGCAGGGTGGTCCGCTGGAGCACGTGATCGCGGCCAAGGCGGTCTCGTTCAAGGTCGCGGCGACCGAGGAGTTCAAGGAGCGCCAGCAGCGCACCCTGGACGGCGCCCGCATCCTCGCCGACCGTCTGGTGCAGCCGGACGTCACCGAGGTCGGCGTCTCCGTCCTCTCCGGCGGTACCGACGTCCACCTGGTCCTCGTCGACCTGCGCAACTCCGAGCTGGACGGCCAGCAGGCCGAGGACCGGCTCCACGAGCTCGGCATCACGGTCAACCGCAACGCCATCCCGAACGACCCGCGGCCGCCGATGGTCACCTCCGGCCTGCGGATCGGTACTCCGGCCCTGGCCACCCGCGGCTTCCAGGCCGAGGACTTCACCGAGGTCGCCGAGATCATCGCGTCGGCCCTGAAGCCCTCGTACGACGCGGACGACCTCAAGGCCCGCGTCACCGCGCTGGCCGAGAAGTTCCCGCTGTACCCCGGCCTGAAGTAG
- a CDS encoding GNAT family N-acetyltransferase, with protein sequence MTKDALDQTLTAAAHGRFPPPDGGTTVVAQPNARDAGVLALTAHSVVFTDEDPAWVRATLAATPGDPLAATMNPYFLGALLARTGRHMNTIDLLTVAGALPGDPDIGLREIEDPEHPRVARAMKYRDEVRVWATEGGVLILGRGVAGRWETAIEVAEEARGRRLGERLARAARQLVPDTVVWAQQSPGNARSVRTFQAAGYRPVGSEALLIAG encoded by the coding sequence TTGACGAAGGACGCACTGGATCAGACCCTGACAGCTGCCGCGCACGGGCGGTTCCCCCCGCCGGACGGGGGCACGACGGTGGTGGCACAGCCGAACGCACGGGACGCCGGGGTGCTGGCCCTCACCGCGCACTCGGTGGTGTTCACCGATGAGGATCCGGCATGGGTACGGGCCACGCTGGCCGCCACCCCCGGTGATCCGCTCGCCGCGACGATGAACCCGTACTTCCTGGGCGCGCTGCTGGCCCGTACCGGACGGCACATGAACACCATCGATCTACTGACGGTCGCGGGCGCGCTGCCGGGGGACCCGGACATCGGGCTCCGGGAGATCGAGGACCCGGAACATCCGCGGGTGGCACGGGCCATGAAGTACCGCGACGAGGTGCGGGTCTGGGCCACCGAAGGCGGTGTGCTGATTCTGGGCCGCGGGGTCGCCGGACGCTGGGAGACGGCGATCGAGGTGGCCGAGGAGGCGCGCGGCCGGCGGCTCGGGGAGCGACTGGCGCGAGCGGCCCGGCAGTTGGTGCCGGACACGGTGGTGTGGGCGCAGCAGTCGCCGGGGAACGCCCGCAGTGTGCGGACGTTCCAGGCGGCGGGCTACCGGCCGGTGGGCTCGGAGGCCCTGCTGATCGCGGGCTGA
- a CDS encoding ATP-binding protein gives MMVSMAGLEGVEQPRQRGGATAARWMSAVEDEQAFKALELFGNPTEGEVRLPSRPESAATARRLTSCVVLRQWALSPQTAEHAVLLVSELVGNAVRHTGARIFGLRMLRRRGWIRIEVRDPSRGLPCLMPVQEMDISGRGLFLVDKLSDRWGVDLLPRGKTTWFEMRISDR, from the coding sequence ATGATGGTGTCCATGGCGGGCCTGGAGGGTGTGGAACAGCCGCGACAGCGCGGCGGTGCGACTGCGGCACGCTGGATGTCGGCTGTCGAGGACGAACAGGCGTTCAAGGCGCTGGAGTTGTTCGGAAATCCGACGGAGGGCGAGGTCCGGCTGCCGTCCCGTCCGGAGTCCGCGGCGACCGCCCGCCGGCTCACCTCGTGCGTGGTGCTCCGGCAGTGGGCGCTTTCCCCGCAGACTGCCGAGCATGCCGTTCTGCTCGTTTCGGAACTCGTCGGCAACGCGGTGCGGCACACCGGCGCCCGCATCTTCGGGCTCCGGATGCTGCGCCGCCGAGGCTGGATCAGGATCGAGGTGCGCGACCCCTCGCGCGGACTGCCGTGTCTCATGCCGGTCCAGGAGATGGACATCAGCGGCCGCGGCCTCTTCCTCGTCGACAAGCTCTCCGACCGGTGGGGGGTGGATCTGCTGCCGCGCGGCAAGACCACCTGGTTCGAGATGCGGATCTCCGATCGCTGA
- a CDS encoding peptidase S1, whose product MNSRMLTIAAALTVAGLIGAGSAAAAPGTVSGAGGNRIGTVRSDGDAHVKEGGLSAIWTLESSDIKQIALSGDRIGVLKGNGDAYVKDGGLTAAWVKEASNVKQIALAGNRIGVLKDNGNAFVKDGGLTAGWVHEAAQVKELELSGDRIGIVQGNGDAFVKDGGLSAAWVYEGDNIVDIDLAGNRIGVFTGDGRAYVKDGSLKAIYAREGSDVIQLELSGDRIGILKDNGKAYVKDGRLNAAWAHEADNVIQIALSGNRIGILKGSGRAYVKDGGLTAAWVHEADNVTELALS is encoded by the coding sequence ATGAACTCCAGAATGCTCACCATCGCCGCTGCGCTGACCGTCGCCGGTCTCATCGGGGCCGGGTCCGCCGCGGCGGCGCCCGGAACGGTCTCGGGCGCCGGCGGCAACCGCATCGGAACGGTGCGGTCCGACGGCGACGCGCACGTCAAGGAGGGCGGCCTCAGCGCCATCTGGACCCTGGAGAGCAGCGACATCAAGCAGATCGCGCTCTCCGGCGACCGCATCGGCGTCCTCAAGGGCAACGGCGACGCGTACGTGAAGGACGGCGGCCTCACCGCCGCCTGGGTCAAGGAAGCCTCGAACGTCAAGCAGATCGCGCTCGCCGGCAACCGCATCGGCGTCCTCAAGGACAACGGCAACGCGTTCGTGAAGGACGGCGGCCTCACCGCCGGCTGGGTCCACGAGGCCGCCCAGGTGAAGGAGCTGGAGCTCTCCGGCGACCGCATCGGCATCGTCCAGGGCAACGGCGACGCATTCGTGAAGGACGGCGGCCTCAGCGCCGCCTGGGTCTACGAGGGCGACAACATCGTCGACATCGACCTGGCGGGCAACCGGATCGGGGTGTTCACGGGCGACGGCAGGGCGTACGTGAAGGACGGCAGCCTCAAGGCCATCTATGCGAGGGAGGGCAGCGACGTCATCCAGCTCGAACTCTCCGGCGACCGCATCGGCATCCTCAAGGACAACGGCAAGGCGTACGTGAAGGACGGACGTCTCAACGCCGCCTGGGCCCACGAGGCGGACAACGTCATTCAGATCGCCCTCTCCGGCAACCGCATCGGCATCCTCAAGGGCAGCGGCAGGGCGTATGTGAAGGACGGCGGCCTGACCGCCGCCTGGGTCCACGAGGCGGACAACGTCACCGAGCTCGCCCTGTCCTGA
- a CDS encoding terpene synthase family protein, translated as MIRTRPELWISLIFPAASQEHLDLFCQWLFWAFLVDDEFDDGPAGRDPHVCEEAIARLVDVLDGTSAPNVPMEHALDGLMMRTCAGRSPRWVRQFRRDTVGWLWTYYAEAVDRAAGHVPSTADFVKHRRDSVAMQPFLDLHEITAGIDLPESARSLPAYIALRNAVADHSGLCNDICSFEKEAMLGYEHNTVRLIQRERGGTLQEAVDEAGKWLAWIADRVQRAEKELVEEIEAARIDGPARAALERCVQDYRGLVRGDFDYHARAERYTRPDLMEVDEQHSLSRNFAA; from the coding sequence ATGATCCGGACACGCCCGGAGCTCTGGATATCCCTCATATTCCCGGCGGCCTCACAGGAACACCTCGATCTTTTCTGCCAGTGGCTCTTCTGGGCGTTCCTGGTGGACGACGAGTTCGACGACGGCCCGGCCGGCCGCGACCCGCACGTGTGCGAGGAGGCCATCGCCCGGCTGGTGGACGTGCTCGACGGGACCAGCGCGCCGAACGTCCCCATGGAGCACGCTCTCGACGGTCTGATGATGCGGACCTGCGCGGGGAGGTCGCCGCGCTGGGTCCGGCAGTTCCGCCGGGACACCGTCGGCTGGCTGTGGACGTACTACGCGGAGGCCGTCGACCGGGCCGCGGGCCATGTGCCGAGCACCGCCGACTTCGTGAAGCACCGCCGCGACTCGGTGGCCATGCAGCCGTTCCTCGACCTGCACGAAATCACTGCCGGAATAGATCTCCCGGAATCCGCTCGCTCCCTTCCCGCGTATATCGCACTGCGCAATGCGGTGGCCGATCACTCGGGACTCTGCAACGACATCTGCTCATTCGAGAAAGAAGCCATGCTCGGTTACGAGCACAATACCGTCCGGCTCATTCAGCGAGAGCGCGGCGGCACGCTACAAGAGGCCGTCGACGAGGCCGGTAAATGGCTGGCGTGGATCGCCGACCGGGTGCAACGAGCGGAAAAGGAACTCGTCGAGGAGATAGAGGCCGCACGCATCGACGGCCCGGCACGCGCCGCCCTCGAGCGCTGCGTCCAGGACTACCGGGGGCTCGTCCGCGGAGACTTCGACTACCACGCACGGGCGGAGCGGTACACCCGCCCCGACCTGATGGAGGTCGACGAACAGCACTCCCTGTCCCGGAACTTCGCCGCCTGA